In the genome of Fusarium poae strain DAOMC 252244 chromosome 1, whole genome shotgun sequence, the window TGTGTGTTAGATACTCACATCGTAGTATGTCAGCCTATTGTGTTGAATTTTATCGtgttaaaagctatagcgttaattataagctttttcctttcttccttaGAACCTTTTTtagtcttttaactttatagaattcttaatataataaattctaatttaataaactttttatagaataatattacttttattaaataccctataaattattaataatttattttccttattaaagattattctaaagattaaaaagtaactttatttaaagtattttaccttttaatatattaataatatatttcttttaaatattataaaaggcctttaaggcctttttttctttatataataagaatttaaactttaatttattaacttaataattaattatataattaaaggtattatagctaaaaataataaagataataatctaattattatttatattaataatattttaaccttaagtattaataaaaatattatattaaaaataaataaagctattaaataattttattaaatatctttttttaaaagtaaaattaattataaaggctaagcttttatagatAATTCCTTAGTTTAGTATATAATTAGAATTAATAaggactttaaagtttattattttatatagtaattttattaatattaatattaatattaataaggaaatatttaataattaacttttaaaaggaataagagcttttatagtaattattataattctaactttataagttataatatatacctttagattaaacctatattagtatttaggtttaaaaactatatttttttataagttaattttatatatatactttaggacttatgccTTGAAAATCACCTAACAAAAGTAGTATGTCAGCATCATGTCAATGGTCTTGCCAGTACCAAACTCTCCCTCTCGCGAACTCTGATGAAGTGACACTGCTCCATTTACCATTCCAGGTGTAATCTTGTTCGTGGGGAATGCGTCTTTAAATAACTGTGGGTGATGAACCTGCAGCGTCTTGTAAATCTGGTTTGTGGCACGCGTTGTTGACTGTTGAGATGATGCGCGGTAAAAATCGATATCCACGGGAAGCGAATAGCCCGTAAGGTAAGGCCACAGCAGCTCGTCGATCTTTTCTTGTAGcagctcttctttctcttcgaACCAGGGGTCCACGATGGTGGTCAAGATGGCCTCCGTATTAGAGTCGTTTTGTGGGGATCCTACTATACGCTGGACCAGATGATCAACAAAGGTCCTCGCAACCGACATGACAGTCTCTACATGAAACTCGGCAATACGTTTCCATGGAGCTGCTTGACTTTTGAACAGCTGCATAGCAAGGTCCGCGTTCGGAGAGCCTGGGAACTCGCGACCTTGGTTTGCAGCCGCTTTGCTCTCGAGGTTGATGCTGAGCTCTTCGATCGTGATCTTTTCGGGCTCTGGAAACTCGTAAGGATAGATTTCAAGAAACCTAGCAAGATAATCGGGAAGGTCATTTCCCTGAGACTCTTCCTCGCCTGCAACGACTATGCTCTCAGTGGACCCTCTGGTTCTCAAGATATGATCAAAAACTCGGTTGAGGTTCCTGAGCACGGCACGGAATTTCAGGACCTCGTCCTCGAGACTGCCGAAAAAAGGATCGTTGTATCGCCCATTGCATCCATCTCTGGCTAGACGTTGGAAGTCGCTGGAAATAGTGAGCATGTACGACCTCCACTCTTTGACGGTAGGTCTCGCAGTTCCAAGCCGAGCAACCTCTTCCTGCCTCTGCTTAAGCTCTGTCTCCATGATCGCAATCACTCCCGCGAGGTCATTTCGGATATGGTTGTATAAGATTCCGCGCAGCTTTGTACGGAGACTCTCGATCCCAACGTGTTCTTTAGGAATGGTACCCCAAGCATTTTTCTCGAAGAACGacttctcaacctcatcaCGGGTCTCGAGgctcttctcatcttctcctCTGTTGCGGAGGACGTGCCATCCAAGCTGCAGCTTGTATATCCGCTCTCGATTCTTCGCCAGCAGGATGTATAATTTGTCGTCCGCGGTGAATGCAAGGTCTGGTTTGGTGATGACCCCGATAGTTCTTTGTCCTTTCGGGTCTATAGCCATTGCCTTTCGGAGAGCTGCATTCTGACTCAGGTCGGTATCAGCAGAGACTACCAGAAGAATAATACTATTCTTCTGCCACATATAGCTCTCGACTAATTTATCCGCCGCTTCTCTGCCATTTGGTGACTTATCATCAGCACTTTTGTCGTACAGGGCAGGAAGATCAACGAGGGTCAATGGATAAATGTTTGGGCCCTTAATTTCAAGGCGCAAAACATCTTGGGAAAAGTCCTTTCCATCTTCCGAGATGCCCATATGCTCTTTGGCTTCTTTGATGATCTCAGGAAGATCATCCTCGTGGAACTTGGTCCGCTCGAAAACTTTGGCTGGTTTCGTTTCGTCTGCAAATCTGACGCTTGCATCTATGCGAGTTTCGTCCGCATGGTTGAGAATCAACTCCGTCGCGAATCGCGTACAAATATCTTCATCAACAGGGAATCGAATGTGGGAAATAGCTTCGAGGACCGATGATTTGCCCGCAGACTGCTCGCCCACGACGATAATCTGGGGGACGTGGACGCTTATACCGGTGTTGCAAGCACTCAGGCCATCACTAACGCTGTGCAAAGAGATGGCTTCCTTGGTAAAGAGTTGTTTGAGAATGTCATTATCAAGCGAAATGTCCATCTTGTAGTGATTGAGAAGTTGTAACAATTGAAAAACTTGCAATCCAAGTTTTTGCTCAGCTCAACTTGGGCATCAGCGTTGATGCAGCTGAAATTTGAACGAGTTCTCACCGCGAAACAGGGGTCTAGACAGGGTGGGCTGAGACCTagcaaaacaaacaaaaacaagTCGTGAATCGGGATGAGCCCCGTTAAAGGGGGCCAGAGGTACAAGGATCTATCTCGTTATGTTAAATATTGCCCCACCTAATGAAATTAGTTCAACGTGTCGTGTCCACAGAAAACTAACATTCTTTGTATCATGACTACAGAGTAGTCTACTCTGTACATAGTAACTACACGTCCGTTGTGTCGTTCCCTTCTACAATCTCCGAGTACCTTTGTGCTATTATTTCTACTGTTTAAAAATATTCATAACATAAATTTGAAGTTACAGCACGCAGAAAAATGGGAACTCTGCAAATATCAcaaattatttcttttcagTAACCGAGTTCTTTGTCACTTACCCTAAACTCAACTGTTAGGCTGTTCTCAGTTGGGAGGACACTTCCTCCCTTTCAGCTGCGGGTATCTGAGACAAGACCGCTGAAACATGATCGCCCCACTTCAGCCACAATGGATGATCCAGGCATACAAAACTCactgtaggtacctattCTGTATCGCGAGTAGCTTTCTTACACATCTTGAAAGGACGTTATGTTTTTGACTTTCATTACATGGCTTAACTACGGAAAGATACCGCGGGATCCCTACATTGTACCCTACTTTTCGTTCCAACTTTGCCATGCACTTGACGTCTATTACTTCCGAATCATACTTGTTGCATGCAAAGTGGCAAAATGACATGGATATGTATTGGCTATCAACTGGAGTGGGTGTCGTGCAATCATCTTTcttcactgcaattttaacccTCTCCCAGCAACTAGTTAATGTTCGCATCATCTAAATAAACTGTTTAGATTGCGGCCAGCTAGTCGCTgcactgcaattttaacccCCGCCCGAGAGCTCAATTCCTATCTACTAAACTACCACCTCTTGTACATGATTGGCCAGTCAACTGATCAGGCGACAACATCTGGGATACAAGTtcaatatataataagaactTGCACATTTGGCTATATCTAATTGCTTTTgtaataatctatttacaTCTCACGTGGTCCATTCCATAGATTCCCAATATCTGTAAACTCGACTTCCTGCAACATCGACCACCAATTCGGAAACGGGTCAGGGACAGACAAAGAGGCATTCAGAGATGCGCTCACGGTCTGGCCCTGTGTTGAAGCTGAAAAATTTATGCCATCCTCTTTTCTTGAAGAGTTTCGATCTGCGTGGCTGATCTGTTGTAAATGCTGATCTGATCTATCCACGATACGATACTCGTGGATCGACTGATGCAAAGTCTCGAAATCAGCTCTAGACCGACCTCTATATCGTCCTTCGTCTTCTGTAGCTCTTTTGTACAGAAGAGATGAGTTTTGAATAGTTTTTATCTGTTCTTATTAGCTCGAGCTATTTTGGCTGGAAGAGGAACTTACCCAACCACCTGCCAACTCCCAGGCATTCTGGAACTCTTCGAGATACTCGAGACCCCAATTCATCAGCTGTTCAGCCCTTTTACTGCGACCCAAATTCATCCTGGGATATCGGAACACGTAGAGGTTTAGAAAACATGCCGTGAAAGCACAAAATCCAGAGAAAGGTGTCATCAATGGGATCCCACACTCTGATGCTTCTTGTAGCAGACAGGTAATCTGCTCTGCTGCATGGAACAACTCTTTAGCACTTTCGTCCCACCAACCTGGCGGTGCTTCTGCTTCAAGGAGTGGAGGGTCAACGGGACCTCGAGGTGTCATGTCGCCGATGGGTAAGAAGGGGAAGTATTCGCGATGAAGCATGATGGCACTAAGGCATTGTCAGCGTATGTCTCATCGACCAGCAACGAGATTTTACGTTAGGTAGTAGAGCATGTTCAGGTAGATAAACGATTCACCGTGACCAAGCGTCATGTGCACAACGACACTATGTTGTGGATACCAAAGCCTCTCATGTTGGCTTTTCCTCCACTCCTCTAACCGACTTCGACACTGATACCATGGCGAGCTAGGAACCCATGGGCAATTCTCAGCTGCACACATGCCTGGTGCACATCGCCCATTGTTAAATACAAAGGACATGGCTTGAGCATATATATCGAATCCGAGCGCAATTGACTCGAAACCCTGTGCAAGACCAGACAAATCACCCGCACTGTAATTCAGCGATGTAGCGTCGAAGCCAAAGGCAAAGTCGGTGTAGTTGAGTGGTCGGGGCaccttgagcttctgcaTTTCTGACATTGGAAGCATGCGCGGGTTGTACGTTCCTGAGTTAATGGTACAGTCCATAATGAAGCAGGCCCAGTACGTTCTTGATTCGACGGCTATGGCCATGGCGTCCGTGTCGCTGTTCTGGGAGACGTCTAGCGGATGGGGACTGATGCGGGAGCTGTGAAGAGATTGCATGATGCGTATCGCCATACCTGAACCTGTTAGAACATTGATAGTCCAGTAGCAAAAAACATACCGCAGTGCATCCAAGCTTTGTGATATTCGCGTACACCCCATTCATACAATGTCAAGATGAGCAGAGCCTGCACGACTTGTACCTTTGGCGGCTGGAGGATAGCATCGGACAATGTACTCCATGCATACGTGGCATATGAGTCACTGCTTCTCAGTCCTCTTATCCAATCTCCTGTGACTATAGAACACTGCTTTCTCGTGATGGCAAGAGTCGTGGCGAGTAATGCTTTGCCCTCTTTGGTTCTGACGGTCTGATACTCTTTGATGAACGATGATGCTTGGAGGATCCTCAACTCGGGGAACTTGGCAGTAAATATGTTTAAAGCCTTTAGAATGACGCCCATTGGTAAGTTGGTGAGATGTTCGTCCATGGTATCAAGTTCATTGTGTGAAGATGTCTGTCTTGATGGGATGGGCGTCATGGGACTCAAGACAGACGAGGTCGAAATTACTGAGACATCATCGCCGCGTGGAGTCGAAGCAATTGACGCAGTCTGAACTCTTCTTGCGACTTTCTTCGCAGATCTAACCTGTGGTCGTGTGAGTTCACAGCCAGAGGTTCTCAATCTGTCACATCTTGAGCAAGGCGCAGTTCCATTGTGGACGCATTTGACTTTGGCTTTTCTTCGCAGTGTAAGTCAGCTTTCTTCTGGTGAGTATTAATCAACGAATTCCGTTACCTGCAATGTTCACACGATAAACTGGATCGCATATTCGATATCTGGACGGAAATGAATATGGTGGTCGGCTTTGAAATCAGATGCAGAAAAAATTGAGAGCCGGTGAAATGATAGCGCCGGTAATCGGAACTCGGCTCTCGACCCCGAGTTCCGAGCAAGACGACGCTAAAAACAGACGACAATCTGGATTATAATCAAGGTTGTGGCTCACTATCAGTATTAAATCTTGACGAATTTGCAAATGGCAcggagaaaaaaaagtctgAGTACTTAGACAGTGGATTTTTTGTGGCCTCTACTTCATTCAGTATTCAAAATCACGGTTTTGTTGATACAAAGGCTTGCATCTTTGAGATCGTTTCCACTGTTTGTGTTTGTCTTTGGAATATTGACCTCAACTCAAAACCAGTGAGGCGTACCAGCAGGGATGGGAAGATACTTTTTGAGTATCTAATCAGAATACAAAGAATCCGGCTCTCACATGTATGATATAGTATCTACAGTTGGCAGGTACCGCGAGTATGATCTGGGCGTGGGTACGAGGTATTGCTATTGAATTGGCCGTTAATATATATGGGATGAGATTTGCAGATCAGTTTATCCAATTTGGGCTAGGTATACTGGGTTTATTTATGTTCTTGCTCTAGAGATTACCTAACTTTTCCAGCTTCTTTTGGATCTTTTTGGCTTGTTCGCTATCATCCCCGAAGATTGCTTTGAGTCCCCTAGATCCTTTTTTGGTGCGTGAGAAAAGTCTCTTCCAAAACCGCATTTTCGGAACTCAGTAACAGATACAGATCCGGTTGGTCTTTAGTTATACGCAGAAATTTACGGTTTTGAAGGTATGCATAGACAAATGTATCATTATACAGGGAAGCTGCCCTGGGGAGTAGAAAGGCGGAAAGAGACAGGCTTTGATAGCCGGGAACATTAAATTGCCCCAGTAATGAGGCGGGCCAGCTGAAAAGCAGGATGTGTTGGAGGTATTTTATTGGGCACAATATAGGCGATCCCTACATGAGAACCCGCTCTGACATCCGTAGGCGGCAAGAACCGCGAGAATGATCTGAGCGGCTGGCTGGGATAGCACCCCTGCCTTCTGATCTTTGAACGGATGCCCCCTTCGCATCTTTTCCAAGTAAATCTCCACCCACTCACATTGTCAAAAGCTTCTCCTCGGACTTACAAAATCATTTGGATGCTAGAAACATATAGGGCGAATCAGCAGGTCAGTtcatgctctttagactggACATTTTAGACTACTCATTCTTATACCACAAGACTCAGAAAACTAACCGGTCTATTACCCGCTAGGTAGTTTTGCAGGACGAGTCAAGATGTGTCTTGGGTCTTTCAAGTTTTGGAAGAAACGCCAGAGGGAGCTAGATCAACCTTCACCCCATCCTCGGCCGACAGTTGCCTCTACCGTCGTCCCGGTCAGCAGCGTTCCCGTCGCTTCCGCTGCCACCGCCGAACCTCAAGCTTCTACGAATGATATATGCCCTGCACTGACCAAAGCATCGCCATCTTCTCAATCTTCGCCGAGTCAGACAACACCGCCATCAAAGGCCAAACGCCAGGAACAGCTGTGGGACCGAGCATACAATCAACTCAAAGAAGATGAGACCAAACTCCATGAAGCTTATGAAGAGATAATATCCTCCAAGGCACCTTACATGGATGAAAGCTTGAACAAAGACCAACAAGTCGTCCTAACTTCGGCGCAAGAGAAATGGGATCAAATGAGGAAGACTGCCCAAGAAGGGTTGGATAGAACCCAACGAAGTGCAGAATTGCAAGGAACAGTCGACGATTTCTTCGAAATGGTGACGCCTATAAAAGGAATAGTTGATCGAATCATGCCAGTCGTGCCTCAGGCTCAGGTACCGTGGCTTGCTGTGTC includes:
- a CDS encoding hypothetical protein (TransMembrane:1 (o369-389i)), producing the protein MGVILKALNIFTAKFPELRILQASSFIKEYQTVRTKEGKALLATTLAITRKQCSIVTGDWIRGLRSSDSYATYAWSTLSDAILQPPKVQVVQALLILTLYEWGVREYHKAWMHCGMAIRIMQSLHSSRISPHPLDVSQNSDTDAMAIAVESRTYWACFIMDCTINSGTYNPRMLPMSEMQKLKVPRPLNYTDFAFGFDATSLNYSAGDLSGLAQGFESIALGFDIYAQAMSFVFNNGRCAPGMCAAENCPWVPSSPWYQCRSRLEEWRKSQHERLWYPQHSVVVHMTLGHGESFIYLNMLYYLTAIMLHREYFPFLPIGDMTPRGPVDPPLLEAEAPPGWWDESAKELFHAAEQITCLLQEASECGIPLMTPFSGFCAFTACFLNLYVFRYPRMNLGRSKRAEQLMNWGLEYLEEFQNAWELAGGWIKTIQNSSLLYKRATEDEGRYRGRSRADFETLHQSIHEYRIVDRSDQHLQQISHADRNSSRKEDGINFSASTQGQTVSASLNASLSVPDPFPNWWSMLQEVEFTDIGNLWNGPREM